In Mastomys coucha isolate ucsf_1 unplaced genomic scaffold, UCSF_Mcou_1 pScaffold5, whole genome shotgun sequence, one genomic interval encodes:
- the Zfp62 gene encoding zinc finger protein 62 homolog isoform X2, with amino-acid sequence MEDEESTKKNENNLNAASQCPNVGIFHKDHMQKSKIADTCDWVEKQLERPKWKITKEDKSSIREKIDKPKITANIKIEQDDETSEESFSPSTNPMYQTIPAEPKCTEQGEHTENINGNLHSTPQQNSTADKKSHKCDECGKSFKYNSRLVQHKIMHTGEKRYQCDDCRGTFRSSSSLRVHKRIHTGEKPYKCDECGKAYMSYSSLINHKSTHSGEKNCKCDECGKSFNYSSVLDQHKRIHTGEKPYECGECGKAFRNSSGLRVHKRIHTGEKPYECDICGKTFSNSSGLRVHKRIHTGEKPYECDECGKAFITCRTLLNHKSIHFGDKPYKCDECEKSFNYSSLLIQHKVIHTGEKPYECDECGKAFRNSSGLIVHKRIHTGEKPYKCDICGKAFSYSSGLAVHKSIHPGKKAHECKDCGKSFSYNSLLLQHKTIHTGERPYVCDVCGKTFRNNSGLKVHRRLHTGEKPYKCDVCGKAYISRSSLKNHKGIHMGEKPYKCSYCEKSFNYSSALEQHKRIHTREKPFGCDECGKAFRNNSGLKVHKRIHTGERPYKCEECGKAYISLSSLINHKSVHPGEKPFKCDECEKAFITYRTLLNHKKIHLGEKPYKCDVCEKSFNYTSLLSQHRRVHTREKPFECDRCEKVFRNNSSLKVHKRIHTGEKPYECDICGKAYISHSSLINHKSTHPGKTPYTCDECGKAFFSSRTLVSHKRVHLGEKPFKCVECGKSFSYSSLLSQHKRIHTGEKPYVCDWCGKAFRNSSGLTVHKRIHTGEKPYGCDECEKAYISHSSLINHKSVHRGKQPYNCECGKSFNYRSVLDQHKRIHTGKKPYRCSDCGKAFNIRSNLSKHKRIHTGEESLNMANMESHSGIFQKRIYYEGGNVPDGTRMQMPMWEAEPAKSQRNQIEEELYECKNF; translated from the coding sequence ATGGAGGATGAGGAATCaactaaaaagaatgaaaataatttaaatgcagCCTCTCAGTGCCCAAATGTGGGAATTTTTCACAAGGATCATATGCAGAAATCTAAGATCGCTGACACTTGTGACTGGGTAGAGAAGCAGTTGGAAAGGCCTAAGTGGAAAATAACGAAGGAAGACAAAAGTAGCATCAGAGAAAAGATTGACAAACCTAAGATCAcagcaaatataaaaatagagCAGGATGATGAGACATCTGAGGAAAGTTTCTCCCCAAGTACAAATCCCATGTACCAGACTATTCCCGCAGAACCAAAATGTACTGAACAAGGTGAGCACACAGAGAACATTAATGGAAACTTGCACTCTACTCCACAGCAGAATTCTACTGCTGATAAGAAATCACATAAGTGTGATGAGTGTGGAAAATCCTTCAAATACAATTCTCGTCTTGTTCAACATAAAATTATGCACACTGGAGAAAAACGCTACCAGTGTGACGACTGTAGAGGAACTTTTCGGAGCAGCTCCAGTCTTCGAGTCCACAAGCGCATCCACACTGGCGAGAAACCCTATAAGTGTGATGAGTGTGGCAAAGCCTACATGTCCTACTCTAGCCTTATAAACCACAAAAGCACTCATTCTGGGGAGAAGAACTGCAAATGTGATGAGTGTGGAAAATCCTTTAATTACAGTTCTGTTCTGGACCAGCATAAAAGGatccatactggagagaagccctatgaatgtggtgagtgtgggaaggccttcagGAACAGTTCTGGCTTGAGAGTCCACAAAAGGATCCACACAGgggagaaaccctatgaatgtgaTATCTGTGGGAAAACCTTCAGTAATAGTTCTGGCCTAAGGGTCCACAAAAGAATCCATACAggtgagaaaccctatgaatgtgaTGAATGTGGGAAGGCATTCATTACTTGCAGAACACTTCTAAATCATAAAAGCATCCACTTTGGCGATAAACCTTATAAATGTGATGAGTGTGAGAAATCTTTTAATTATAGCTCTCTTCTCATTCAGCATAAAGTCATCCACACTGgtgagaaaccttatgaatgtgatgaatgtgggaaggccttcagGAACAGCTCAGGCCTTATAGTGCATAAAAGGatccatacaggagagaaaccttacaagtgTGATATCTGTGGCAAAGCATTCAGCTATAGTTCGGGCCTTGCAGTCCATAAAAGCATTCATCCTGGAAAGAAAGCCCATGAATGTAAAGACTGTGGCAAGTCCTTTAGTTATAATTCACTACTTCTTCAGCATAAGACcattcatactggagagagaccttatgtatgtgatgtgtgtggcaAAACGTTCAGGAACAATTCAGGTCTCAAAGTCCATCGGAGACTCCATACTGGGGAAAAACCGTATAAGTGTGATGTGTGCGGGAAGGCCTATATCTCACGCTCAAGCcttaaaaatcacaaaggaatTCACATGGGGGAGAAGCCCTATAAATGCAGCTATTGTGAGAAATCTTTCAACTACAGTTCTGCCCTTGAACAACACAAAAGGATTCATACAAGGGAGAAACCCTTCGGGTGTGATGAGTGTGGAAAAGCCTTCAGAAACAATTCAGGCCTTAAAGTACATAAACGAATTCACACAGGGGAGAGACCTTACAAATGTGAAGAATGTGGAAAAGCCTACATCTCACTCTCAAGCCTTATAAATCATAAAAGTGTACACCCTGGGGAAAAGCCCTTTAAGTGTGATGAGTGTGAGAAAGCCTTCATCACATACAGAACACTTCTAAACCACAAAAAAATTCATCTAGGAGAAAAGCCCTATAAATGCGATGTGTGTGAGAAATCTTTTAACTACACCTCACTCCTTTCTCAACACAGAAGAGTTCATACTAGAGAGAAACCCTTTGAATGTGACAGGTGTGAGAAGGTCTTCAGAAACAACTCAAGCCTTAAAGTGCATAAAAGAATACACACTGGGGAGAAGCCCTATGAGTGTGACATATGTGGAAAAGCCTATATCTCACACTCAAGCCTTATTAACCATAAAAGTACACACCCTGGCAAGACGCCCTATACATGTGATGAATGTGGAAAAGCATTTTTCTCAAGCAGAACTCTTGTAAGCCATAAGAGAGTCCATCTTGGGGAAAAACCCTTCAAGTGTGTTGAGTGTGGGAAATCGTTTAGCTACAGCTCACTTCTTTCCCAACACAAGAGGATCCACACAGGGGAGAAACCTTATGTATGTGATTGGTGTGGGAAGGCATTCAGGAACAGCTCAGGCCTCACAGTACATAAAAGGATCCATACAGGGGAAAAACCCTATGGATGTGATGAATGTGAAAAAGCATACATTTCACACTCAAGTCTTATCAATCATAAAAGTGTCCACCGTGGAAAGCAGCCCTATAATTGTGAGTGTGGGAAATCTTTCAATTACAGATCTGTCCTTGACCAACATAAAAGGATCCACACTGGAAAGAAGCCATATCGATGTAGTGATTGTGGGAAGGCATTTAATATCAGGTCAAACCTTTCCAAGCACAAAAGAATCCATACAGGAGAGGAATCTTTAAATATGGCAAATATGGAAAGTCATAGTGGCATATTCCAGAAGAGGATCTACTATGAGGGAGGGAATGTTCCGGACGGGACCAGAATGCAGATGCCtatgtgggaggcagagcctgCCAAGTCTCAAAGAAATCAAATAGAAGAAGAACTTTATGAATGTAAGAATTTCTGA
- the Zfp62 gene encoding zinc finger protein 62 homolog isoform X1 — MSHLKTSMEDEESTKKNENNLNAASQCPNVGIFHKDHMQKSKIADTCDWVEKQLERPKWKITKEDKSSIREKIDKPKITANIKIEQDDETSEESFSPSTNPMYQTIPAEPKCTEQGEHTENINGNLHSTPQQNSTADKKSHKCDECGKSFKYNSRLVQHKIMHTGEKRYQCDDCRGTFRSSSSLRVHKRIHTGEKPYKCDECGKAYMSYSSLINHKSTHSGEKNCKCDECGKSFNYSSVLDQHKRIHTGEKPYECGECGKAFRNSSGLRVHKRIHTGEKPYECDICGKTFSNSSGLRVHKRIHTGEKPYECDECGKAFITCRTLLNHKSIHFGDKPYKCDECEKSFNYSSLLIQHKVIHTGEKPYECDECGKAFRNSSGLIVHKRIHTGEKPYKCDICGKAFSYSSGLAVHKSIHPGKKAHECKDCGKSFSYNSLLLQHKTIHTGERPYVCDVCGKTFRNNSGLKVHRRLHTGEKPYKCDVCGKAYISRSSLKNHKGIHMGEKPYKCSYCEKSFNYSSALEQHKRIHTREKPFGCDECGKAFRNNSGLKVHKRIHTGERPYKCEECGKAYISLSSLINHKSVHPGEKPFKCDECEKAFITYRTLLNHKKIHLGEKPYKCDVCEKSFNYTSLLSQHRRVHTREKPFECDRCEKVFRNNSSLKVHKRIHTGEKPYECDICGKAYISHSSLINHKSTHPGKTPYTCDECGKAFFSSRTLVSHKRVHLGEKPFKCVECGKSFSYSSLLSQHKRIHTGEKPYVCDWCGKAFRNSSGLTVHKRIHTGEKPYGCDECEKAYISHSSLINHKSVHRGKQPYNCECGKSFNYRSVLDQHKRIHTGKKPYRCSDCGKAFNIRSNLSKHKRIHTGEESLNMANMESHSGIFQKRIYYEGGNVPDGTRMQMPMWEAEPAKSQRNQIEEELYECKNF; from the exons A TGTCACATTTGAAGACAAGCATGGAGGATGAGGAATCaactaaaaagaatgaaaataatttaaatgcagCCTCTCAGTGCCCAAATGTGGGAATTTTTCACAAGGATCATATGCAGAAATCTAAGATCGCTGACACTTGTGACTGGGTAGAGAAGCAGTTGGAAAGGCCTAAGTGGAAAATAACGAAGGAAGACAAAAGTAGCATCAGAGAAAAGATTGACAAACCTAAGATCAcagcaaatataaaaatagagCAGGATGATGAGACATCTGAGGAAAGTTTCTCCCCAAGTACAAATCCCATGTACCAGACTATTCCCGCAGAACCAAAATGTACTGAACAAGGTGAGCACACAGAGAACATTAATGGAAACTTGCACTCTACTCCACAGCAGAATTCTACTGCTGATAAGAAATCACATAAGTGTGATGAGTGTGGAAAATCCTTCAAATACAATTCTCGTCTTGTTCAACATAAAATTATGCACACTGGAGAAAAACGCTACCAGTGTGACGACTGTAGAGGAACTTTTCGGAGCAGCTCCAGTCTTCGAGTCCACAAGCGCATCCACACTGGCGAGAAACCCTATAAGTGTGATGAGTGTGGCAAAGCCTACATGTCCTACTCTAGCCTTATAAACCACAAAAGCACTCATTCTGGGGAGAAGAACTGCAAATGTGATGAGTGTGGAAAATCCTTTAATTACAGTTCTGTTCTGGACCAGCATAAAAGGatccatactggagagaagccctatgaatgtggtgagtgtgggaaggccttcagGAACAGTTCTGGCTTGAGAGTCCACAAAAGGATCCACACAGgggagaaaccctatgaatgtgaTATCTGTGGGAAAACCTTCAGTAATAGTTCTGGCCTAAGGGTCCACAAAAGAATCCATACAggtgagaaaccctatgaatgtgaTGAATGTGGGAAGGCATTCATTACTTGCAGAACACTTCTAAATCATAAAAGCATCCACTTTGGCGATAAACCTTATAAATGTGATGAGTGTGAGAAATCTTTTAATTATAGCTCTCTTCTCATTCAGCATAAAGTCATCCACACTGgtgagaaaccttatgaatgtgatgaatgtgggaaggccttcagGAACAGCTCAGGCCTTATAGTGCATAAAAGGatccatacaggagagaaaccttacaagtgTGATATCTGTGGCAAAGCATTCAGCTATAGTTCGGGCCTTGCAGTCCATAAAAGCATTCATCCTGGAAAGAAAGCCCATGAATGTAAAGACTGTGGCAAGTCCTTTAGTTATAATTCACTACTTCTTCAGCATAAGACcattcatactggagagagaccttatgtatgtgatgtgtgtggcaAAACGTTCAGGAACAATTCAGGTCTCAAAGTCCATCGGAGACTCCATACTGGGGAAAAACCGTATAAGTGTGATGTGTGCGGGAAGGCCTATATCTCACGCTCAAGCcttaaaaatcacaaaggaatTCACATGGGGGAGAAGCCCTATAAATGCAGCTATTGTGAGAAATCTTTCAACTACAGTTCTGCCCTTGAACAACACAAAAGGATTCATACAAGGGAGAAACCCTTCGGGTGTGATGAGTGTGGAAAAGCCTTCAGAAACAATTCAGGCCTTAAAGTACATAAACGAATTCACACAGGGGAGAGACCTTACAAATGTGAAGAATGTGGAAAAGCCTACATCTCACTCTCAAGCCTTATAAATCATAAAAGTGTACACCCTGGGGAAAAGCCCTTTAAGTGTGATGAGTGTGAGAAAGCCTTCATCACATACAGAACACTTCTAAACCACAAAAAAATTCATCTAGGAGAAAAGCCCTATAAATGCGATGTGTGTGAGAAATCTTTTAACTACACCTCACTCCTTTCTCAACACAGAAGAGTTCATACTAGAGAGAAACCCTTTGAATGTGACAGGTGTGAGAAGGTCTTCAGAAACAACTCAAGCCTTAAAGTGCATAAAAGAATACACACTGGGGAGAAGCCCTATGAGTGTGACATATGTGGAAAAGCCTATATCTCACACTCAAGCCTTATTAACCATAAAAGTACACACCCTGGCAAGACGCCCTATACATGTGATGAATGTGGAAAAGCATTTTTCTCAAGCAGAACTCTTGTAAGCCATAAGAGAGTCCATCTTGGGGAAAAACCCTTCAAGTGTGTTGAGTGTGGGAAATCGTTTAGCTACAGCTCACTTCTTTCCCAACACAAGAGGATCCACACAGGGGAGAAACCTTATGTATGTGATTGGTGTGGGAAGGCATTCAGGAACAGCTCAGGCCTCACAGTACATAAAAGGATCCATACAGGGGAAAAACCCTATGGATGTGATGAATGTGAAAAAGCATACATTTCACACTCAAGTCTTATCAATCATAAAAGTGTCCACCGTGGAAAGCAGCCCTATAATTGTGAGTGTGGGAAATCTTTCAATTACAGATCTGTCCTTGACCAACATAAAAGGATCCACACTGGAAAGAAGCCATATCGATGTAGTGATTGTGGGAAGGCATTTAATATCAGGTCAAACCTTTCCAAGCACAAAAGAATCCATACAGGAGAGGAATCTTTAAATATGGCAAATATGGAAAGTCATAGTGGCATATTCCAGAAGAGGATCTACTATGAGGGAGGGAATGTTCCGGACGGGACCAGAATGCAGATGCCtatgtgggaggcagagcctgCCAAGTCTCAAAGAAATCAAATAGAAGAAGAACTTTATGAATGTAAGAATTTCTGA